In Lapillicoccus jejuensis, the DNA window TCGAGGACGGCGGCCACGCCGCGGGCGCGCAGCAGCAGCGCCCAGTCGCGCACCTGCTCGGCCACCCGGTCGGTGAGCGCCTCCCCCTCCGCGTCGAGTCGCTCGACGTCGGCCCCGACGAACGGGGTGAGCGCGGCGGCGCGCACCCGGTCCGAGCGGTGCGGCTGCTCCATGGCCTGGAGCAGGGCGAGCCAGTCGCCGGCCGCGGCCGCGGGCCGACCGGCCGAGTCCGGGCGGAACACCGAGCCGGCGCCGGTGTAGACGCAGCGCACCCCGGCGGCCTCGAGGGACTCCTGCACGAGCCGGCACTGGGTGGCGGTGCGGCAGAGGACCGCGACGTCGCTCGCGACCAGCTCGCGGCCGTCGAACCGCGGCCGGGCGGCCAGCAGCGCGGCGACGTCGGCGGCGAGGTCGTCGGCGACCCGCGCCCGCAGGTCGGCGACCGAGGCGGTGCGGCCGGGGTCGACGCCCATCGAGTAGCGGTCGAGGACCCGCAGCCGGAACGGCGCCGGGTGCGGCGCCCCGACCAGACGGGCGTGCTCGTGCTCGGCCTCGACGTCGCGCACGACGATGCCGGCGTCGCCGAGGGCCGCGCCGCGCAGGACCGTCTGCACCGCGGCGAGCAGCGGGGCGTCGCTGCGCTGGTTGGTGCCGAGCGTCGCGTGGGTGCCGGCGGTCGCGGCGGCCTCGAGGTAGGTGACGACGTCGCCGCCGCGGAACGCGTAGATCGCCTGCTTGGGGTCGCCGATGAGGACCACGGTCGCCTCGCCGGAGAAGGCGCGGTCGAGCACCTGCCACTGGACCGGGTCGGTGTCCTGGAACTCGTCGACGAGGACCACGTGCCAGCGCTCGCGCATCCGCTGCCGGGCGGGCGCGTCCGGCTCGACGAGCGCGTCGGCGAGCTGGCTCAGCAGGTCGTCGTAGCCGAGGACGCCGAGGCGGCGCTTGCGTCGGTCGAGCTCGTCGCGGACGCGGCGCGCGAAGGCCACGCGAGCGCCTGCCGGCGTGCCCGGGTCGGCGTCGGCCGGCTCGAGCCGGGCCTGGGGGTCGCTCACGACGTCACGGGCGAGCGCGAGCGCCTCGGCGCGGCCGAGCGGCACGAGGGGTCGGTGCTCGGCGGGGCCGCTGTGGGCGGCGAGGACGAGGTCGTCGACCACCTCGACGAGCAGGTCGTCGAGGTCCTCGACGAGGCGGGCGTGCGCGTCGGTGTCCCCCGCGACGCCCAGACCGTCGAGGACCTGGTGGCAGAACTGGTGGGTGGTGGCGATCGTCGCCGAGTCGACGTCGGCGAGCGCCGTGCGCAGCCGCAGGAGGCGCTGCTCCTGCTCCTGCGCGTCGTCGACGAGCAGCACCGGCAGCAGCGGGGCCACCGCGCGCGGCACGGCCGTCGCGTCGAGGTCACCGCGCTGGTGGACGGCGACGACGCGGGCCGCCTCGACGAGCCGCTCGCGCACCCGCTCGCGCAGCTCATGGCTCGCCGCCCGGCCGAAGGTGACGACGAGCATCTGCCCGAGGGTGCAGCGACCCTCGACGACGTAGCGGGTGACGAGCGAGGCGATGGTCCAGGTCTTGCCCGTGCCGGCGCTCGCCTCGAGCAGCGTCGTGCCGCCCTGCGGCAGCGGGTCGGTGATGTCGAAGGCGCGCGGGGACGGCGTCGCCGTCGGGTGGACGCTCACAGCGGCACCGCCTTCTCCTGCTGCAGCAGGGGCGCCCACAGCCGGACCGCCAGCCGGCCCAGCCGGCAGGGCTCGTCGTTCCACGTCTCGGCGCCCCCCGGGTCGTCGGTGCCCGCGCGGCCCGCGTCCCCGGCTCCGAGGTTCTTCAGCTCGGCGAAGGGGCGCTTGGCCCCGAAGGCCAGCACGTGGGCGGCCTCGTCCTGCTCGCCCGGGACGGGGGCGTCGGCCTGGGTCTCCCACTCCCGGCGGGCCAACAGCTCGGCCGGACGGCGCAGGACCGCCGCCTCGGCCCACGCCGCGGCGGTCTTGACGGGCAGCGGCAGCGGCTCGCGCAGGGCGCGGTCGTGCAGGTCGACCAGCTCGGCGAGCACGCCGAGCGGGTCGTCGGGGACGTCGAGGCGGCGCGCGGTGGGCTGCTGCTCCCGGCCGCCGCGCCAGCCGACGGTGGCGGCGATCCAGGGCCGCCCGGAGTGCATGGCCGCGACCGCGAGCAGGTCGACCCAGGAGGCGAGCCGGTGCTTGGCCGCCAGGGAGGAGTAGTGGATCCGCACGAGCCGGTCGCCGCGGACGCCGGTCACGACCCCCGTGAGGCGGCGCCCGACGGGGAGCTCGAGGTCCACGTCGATGCTGCGGGCCGGCGCCGTGCGCAGCCCGTCGGTGCGCTGCACGAGGAGCCCGGCCCGCCGGGTCACCGTCGTCAGCAGGGCGTCGGAGAGGTCGCCGGGCGGCAGGACCCCGCGGTGGCACTCGGCGTCGACGACGTCCTGCGGGGCGACGCCGTCGAGCAGCGAGGACAGCATGCGGTCGCCGATCGCCCACTGCTGCAACGAGTCCAGCTCGAGCGGGACCGCGTCCGAGGGCGCCGGCTCGTCACGCGGGACGGCGACGTCGAGGCGGCGGCGCAGGAACGCGCGGGCCGGTGCGATGAGCGCGTCGTGCAGCGCGGCGAGCGAGACCTCGGTCGGCGGACGGGCCGGGAGCGGGCGGGTGAGCAGCGGCGCGGGCCGTCGACGGGTCGAGCGCTCGGCGTCGGGCGCGCCGACGAGCCGAGCCTCGAGCGCGGCCCCGGCCTGCGCCCCGGCCAGCGCCGCCCGGTCGAAGGTGAACGGCCGGTCGTCACCGGGGAACAGGACGCCGGGCGTGACGGTGCGGGCGTCGTACGGCTGCAACGGGTGACGCACGACCACCTGCGCGCGCACCGACGAACCGTCGGGGCGCGTGGCCGTCCCGTCGACGGCGTCGAGCAGCTCGCCCAGCGGGACGGCCGGCGGGCGGTCCTGCCCGCTCACCTCGTTGGCGCCGGTGTAGGTGACGACGAGCGTCTCGGTCGCGGCGAGCACGGCGTCGAGCAGGAGCTGACGGTCCTCGCTGCGCGCGTCCCGCTCCCCCGTCAGGGGGTGGCGGCCGAGGACGTCGTCGCCGTCGACGGTCGAGGTGCGGGGGAAGAGGCCGTCGTCGAGCCCCACGAGGGCGACGACCCGGTGCGGCACCGACCGCATCGGGACCATGGTGCAGACGGTGAGCGCGCCGGTGCGGAAGCTGGCCCGGGTGGGACGGCCGGCCGTGCGGTCCTCGAGCAGGGCACGCAGGTCGGGCAGCGTCAGCCGCGGCCCCCGGGCGCCGTCGACGCCACCCGTCCCGGCGTCGAGGACCTGGACGAGCTCGCGCTCGAGCTGGGCCACCTGCCAGGCGTCCTGGGGAGAGGTCGAGCCGAGGGCGTGGACCGCGTCGCGCAGGACCGCCACCCACCCCGCGAGGTCGTCGGCGGACCGCAGCCCGACGACGGCGGCCTCGACCCGGTCGACGAGCTCGGCGACCCGCCCGGCGAGGTCGACCTGAGCGCTGGCGACGTCGTCGAGCGGCAGGACCCCGCCGAGGAGGGTGCCGGACTCGGCGACGGCGACTCCGGCGAGGAGCCGGTCGAGCCCGGCGCTCCACGTGTTGTCCGCGACCGCGGCGAGCCCGAACGCGTCGCGCAGCGGCGCCGACAGACCCCACCGGACGCCGGCCTCCTCCGCCCAGGTGGCGATGGTGTCGAGGTCGTCGTCGCCGAGCGCGAACCGGTGCCGCACGGGGTCGCTCGCGGCCAGCGCGAGCACCTCGCTCAGCGTCGCGCGACCGGAGGCGAGCGCGAGCAGGTCGGCGGCGAGGGCGAGGAACGGGTTGGTGGCGGCCAGTCCCCGGTCGGCGAGCCGCAACCGCAGCCGGTGCGCGGGGTGTCCGCCCTCGCCGGGGCCGACGACCCCGCCGAGGCCGAAGGCGGCGTGGAAGAGGGGCGCGTAGACGTCGATGTCGGGGCAGAGGACGACGATGTCGCGCGGCTCGAGCGTCGGGTCGTCCTCGAGCAGGCCGACGAGCACGTCGCGCAGCACCTCGACCTGGCGCGCGGATCCGTGGGCGGCGTGGACCTGCACCGACCGGTCGGAGGCGGCGACGACGCGGGCGGCGCGCTCGGCGCCGGTCGGCTCGTGGTCGTGGCGCAGGTCGTGCTGCAGCAGACCGAGCAGGGTGGCGGGCGCCGGGGTGGGCGGCAGGACGTCCGGGACGACCTCGTCGCGCCCGCCGAGCGCGCCCAGCCCGCCGAGGGTGCGCCGCAGCTCGCGGGTGTCGCGCCCGAGCGAGGACAGCAGCGGGTGTCCGACCGCCCGCGCCGACGCGTCGGCGTCGCGGCGCACGACGCCCTCGGCGGCCAGCGGCGCGAGGGACTCCCACAGGACCGTGGAGGGGGTGGGCAGCCACAGGTGCACCTCGCGGACGGCGGCGACCGCCCGGACCAGCTCGACCTCGGTGACCGGGAGACGGGTGTGGCCGAAGAGCGACAGACGCGTCGGCAGCGCGAGCGGGCGGCCGGCGGCGATCGCCTCGAGGGTGCGGGCGTGCCGCACGTGGGGGGCGGGCGCGTCGACCCGCGCGGTGACGGCCCGCCACAGCGGCGCCTGCCACCCCAGATCGGGCTCCAACGGCTCCCCGGTGCCGTCCTCGTCACGGCCCTCGCCCCAGGCGCGCAGGAGCGCCGGTCGCTGGACCGCGTAGGCGGCGAACAGGCCGGCGAGCCGCCGGGCCACCGACCAGCGACGCCCGCGCCGTAGCTCGCGCTCGGCCCCGGTGCGGTCCTCGCCGAGGTGGTGGGCGAGGGTGGCGCCCCAGGGCTCGCCCAGCGCCGCGTCGACCGCGTCCAGCACCGGCCAGACCAGCCGCTCCGGCACCCAGGGGTCGGACCGCTCGGTGCCGGTGAGCGTGGCGACGAGCGAGCGCGGGCTGACCAGGTCGACCCCCGCGCAGACCCCGTCACCACCGCCGGGCCCGGCCCCCAGCCGGTGCGAGAGCCGTTGGGTCAGCCAGCGCTCCACTCCCTTGGCGGGGACGACGACGAGCTCGGAGGCGAAGGGGTCCGGCTGGGTGCGCCCCAGCAGGCCGGCCAGGCCGTCGGCGAGCCGGTCGGTCCGGTCGGCGACGTGCAGGTGCAGCACCGCTCCCCCTCCCGCTCGCGCCGGTCCCCACGACCCGCTGTGGCGGACAACCTACCGACGGGCACCGACAGCACCCCACGCCCCTGCGCGTCCCTCGGTCCCGCCTCAGTCCAGGCAGAGCTCGTTGCCCTCG includes these proteins:
- the recC gene encoding exodeoxyribonuclease V subunit gamma; the encoded protein is MAGLLGRTQPDPFASELVVVPAKGVERWLTQRLSHRLGAGPGGGDGVCAGVDLVSPRSLVATLTGTERSDPWVPERLVWPVLDAVDAALGEPWGATLAHHLGEDRTGAERELRRGRRWSVARRLAGLFAAYAVQRPALLRAWGEGRDEDGTGEPLEPDLGWQAPLWRAVTARVDAPAPHVRHARTLEAIAAGRPLALPTRLSLFGHTRLPVTEVELVRAVAAVREVHLWLPTPSTVLWESLAPLAAEGVVRRDADASARAVGHPLLSSLGRDTRELRRTLGGLGALGGRDEVVPDVLPPTPAPATLLGLLQHDLRHDHEPTGAERAARVVAASDRSVQVHAAHGSARQVEVLRDVLVGLLEDDPTLEPRDIVVLCPDIDVYAPLFHAAFGLGGVVGPGEGGHPAHRLRLRLADRGLAATNPFLALAADLLALASGRATLSEVLALAASDPVRHRFALGDDDLDTIATWAEEAGVRWGLSAPLRDAFGLAAVADNTWSAGLDRLLAGVAVAESGTLLGGVLPLDDVASAQVDLAGRVAELVDRVEAAVVGLRSADDLAGWVAVLRDAVHALGSTSPQDAWQVAQLERELVQVLDAGTGGVDGARGPRLTLPDLRALLEDRTAGRPTRASFRTGALTVCTMVPMRSVPHRVVALVGLDDGLFPRTSTVDGDDVLGRHPLTGERDARSEDRQLLLDAVLAATETLVVTYTGANEVSGQDRPPAVPLGELLDAVDGTATRPDGSSVRAQVVVRHPLQPYDARTVTPGVLFPGDDRPFTFDRAALAGAQAGAALEARLVGAPDAERSTRRRPAPLLTRPLPARPPTEVSLAALHDALIAPARAFLRRRLDVAVPRDEPAPSDAVPLELDSLQQWAIGDRMLSSLLDGVAPQDVVDAECHRGVLPPGDLSDALLTTVTRRAGLLVQRTDGLRTAPARSIDVDLELPVGRRLTGVVTGVRGDRLVRIHYSSLAAKHRLASWVDLLAVAAMHSGRPWIAATVGWRGGREQQPTARRLDVPDDPLGVLAELVDLHDRALREPLPLPVKTAAAWAEAAVLRRPAELLARREWETQADAPVPGEQDEAAHVLAFGAKRPFAELKNLGAGDAGRAGTDDPGGAETWNDEPCRLGRLAVRLWAPLLQQEKAVPL